In Crassostrea angulata isolate pt1a10 chromosome 4, ASM2561291v2, whole genome shotgun sequence, one genomic interval encodes:
- the LOC128179893 gene encoding GTPase IMAP family member 9-like: MMSEETVWGQNMQLVPLQGQGIHNEVRIVLLGKTGVGKSATGNTILNAECFESKKSPASVTSKCSEGYTQRFGRTIQVVDTPGLLDTKLSEKALKEELSRCIGLSSPGPHCFLLVMESTRFTSEDENCINQFADMFGNNFFHYAIIVFTGKDDLDRVKKTIRNYLEEAGENLQNLIEKCNDRYIAFNNIDRNSSGEKQVEDLLEMIKDVVSQNNGRFYTNKLYEQAEKHIQKMEKEIIEVRNTEKKDETEKMEKELSKKNLSPEEKKRERKEKLKQIEDKYAKLPDPRHEVRNDLSGDGGFFLGVLIGVLGTLTMMGFLVLKLASMFKPS; this comes from the exons ATGATGAGTGAAG AAACTGTTTGGGGGCAGAATATGCAATTAGTACCTCTTCAAGGACAAGGAATACACAATGAAGTTCGAATCGTTCTTCTTGGAAAAACAGGAGTTGGTAAAAGTGCAACTGGTAATACCATACTAAATGCAGAATGCTTTGAATCTAAAAAATCGCCTGCATCCGTAACCTCAAAATGTTCCGAAGGGTATACGCAGCGATTTGGAAGAACTATTCAGGTAGTTGATACACCGGGACTATTAGACACTAAACTCTCCGAAAAAGCGCTTAAAGAGGAACTTTCAAGATGTATAGGACTGTCTTCGCCTGGTCCACATTGCTTTTTACTTGTTATGGAAAGTACTAGATTTACATCTGAGGACGAAAACTGTATAAACCAATTCGCAGATATGTttggaaacaatttttttcattatgccATCATTGTGTTTACAGGGAAAGATGATCTTGATCGCGTAAAAAAGACAATCCGGAACTATTTAGAAGAAGCCGGAGAAAACCTCCAGAATCTTATTGAAAAATGCAATGATCGTTATATTGcttttaataatattgatagaaattcaAGTGGGGAAAAGCAAGTGGAAGATCTTCTGGAAATGATTAAAGACGTAGTCAGTCAAAATAATGGACGTTTTTACACCAATAAGCTTTATGAACAAGCTGAGAAGCACAtacaaaaaatggaaaaagaaattattgaGGTGAGAAATACAGAAAAGAAAGATGAAACtgaaaaaatggaaaaagaattgtcaaagaaaaacttaagtcctgaagaaaaaaaacgggaaagaaaagaaaaattaaaacagattGAAGATAAATATGCCAAACTACCGGATCCACGCCACGAAGTTAGAAACGATCTTTCAGGGGATGGAGGTTTTTTTCTCGGTGTGCTTATCGGTGTTTTGGGGACTTTAACGATGATGGGGTTTTTGGTACTTAAACTAGCGAGCATGTTCAAACCAAGTTAG